CTACCGGTTGCCCAACCCCACCACGGCGCCATGGTGATCTTCGACGATCATACCCTTGCCGTTACGCAGAAAGATGGCTCCATTTCCGGTACGCTTCCCGAAAAAGTAAAAATCATCGACCGTTTCGGTAAAACACTCCACGAAACCGGGATTGCCACCAAAGGCATCCACGGCGATGCGGGCAACGGCAAAATGGCGGCCTTCGGCAGCCCGGATGGCGTGCTCATCGTTTCCCGGAACGGCGAACAATTCCTCGTACCTTATCCTTCCAACTTCGGCGACGCCTGGCTCGGGACCATCTACGGCCATAATGCCCTCCCGCACTTCTTCGGTTCCACTAGCCTCGGGCTTTTTAAAATCGATCCCGCCACCAAACAAATCACCGAAGTGCTGAAAAATAACAACAACATCCATCAATACCTGCTCGACGGCGAGGGCAAGCATTTTTACGTACTTCTCACCGACGGCACGCTGAAAGTCTTCAACGCCGCCACCGGCCAGCAAACGAAGGAAGCGAAGATTGCACCGCCCATACCCGCGGGCGCCACGGCCGCGCAGAAACCTTATTTCGCCGTATCGCGCAGGGCGCTATATATCACCGATCAGGCAGCAGGCGCCATCCGCAGCCTCAACCTGCCGGATCTTCAGCAAACGGCTTCCATCAACGTAGGCGGCAAGCCTTTCAAAGTACTGGTCACCGGCGACCAGGAAGGCCTCGAGGCAGACGAACACTAAAGCCAGCCAATACACAACAAAAAGGGGAACCAGCGATTGCCGGTTCCCCTTTCCTTTTGCCTGTTACAGCTATCGTTACTTGATTTCAACCGGGAATTCTGCCTGCGCATCGCTGCTGCCGGGTGCGTAGGAACCGTCTTTGCCGGTCGGCTGGTGACGCACCACCATGCGTAAATAGCCTTTGAAAGCAGCCTTGGTGGCTACCTGCACATCCAGACCAATGGGTAAGTTCTTCGTGTCTTTATCCAGCGGCCTAACAGTAGCCGCGGTTGTCACCGAATCGGTTACGGGGGCGTTGGCATTCACGAAAAACAGATGGAAGAGGCGATGTTCATCAGCTTCCTCTGCGATTTCATGCGTCACGGTGTCGGCGGGATTTTTACGTTCATCCAGCAATTCGGTAGCCAAAAGATAAGTGGTATTGGCTTTCAGGTTGATGGGCGTTATCTGGGGCGCGTTGCCACCGGCGCCGTCCATGTCTTTCCACGTCGCGATCACTTTCTCCGCAGGCGTGGCGGCATTGGTGAAAGTGAGTTTCACGGTCGTGATTTCTTCGTTTTCATTTTCATGATCATGGTCGTGATCGTCATGCTTTTCCTTTTTGCAGGCGGAAAATGTGAGCACGGCGGCTGCGGCCAAAAATGCGATGGACTTATTAACAGTGAAAATTTTCTTTGTCATGTTCAGGAGGATTTTTTGCCGAAAATGAGCGGCAGTTTGAGTTTAAGGTAAATGTTCGCGCCTGGCTCATCCGCATAATACCGCAAACCGTTCAGGTAATCGCGGTAGCGGGTGTTGAGGACGTTGGTGGCACCAAGGATAACGGACAGGGGTTGCCTGCCGAAATGCAGCGTGCTGCCGGTTTCTATACTCAGCAGGTTGTACGCGTCGGGAGCAGCCATGTAATCCTGGCCGCGGGGATCTGTCGGATCTTCGATATTGGCCGGCGTACGCGTCTGCTTCGTTACGTTCTGCATGCTCACAGCGATGTAGTTGTCCGTGAATTTTTTCGTGCTACCCGGGAAGTAACTGATTTCATGTTCGAACCTGTCGGACGGCATGCTGATCAGCCAGTCGTTGATACTTTCGTTCCAGGCACGGAGCACGGAGGCTTTGGTGGTGAATTGCCATTTGGGAAGAAAGCGATAACGCACCTGCGCGTCGAAACCTTTAGTAGTGGCGTCGGCGCTGGTGTAGTACCAGAACGGGAATGCCCCGCGGATAGTCACCACGGTACTGTCTGTCGGTTGCAGAAAAATGAAGTTGTCGAACTTGTTGTAATACAGGTTCACATCGGCTTCCAGCTTGTCGTTCAGATCGTAGTGCAGCGCCAGGTTGATTTTATTGGCGGCTTCGGCTTCCAGGTTCCCCGCTCCCAGCTCGTACCGCGCGGCGCCGTGGTGGATACCGGTGGCGTACAACTCGTTCACGGCCGCCGCTCTCCAGGCATGCGCCGCATTGATCGTCGCGTGGAAGTTGTCGGTGAGGCGGAACTGTGCGCCCACCGAACCGGAGAAGTTGCTGTAATCGCGCTCGGCGTAACGGATATCGTGGGTATTGTCGCTGATGTCGTAATAGCTCCTGTTATCGTAGCGGATACCGCCTTCGAGGAGCCATTTGTTGTCGGCGCTTTCCCACTTTTCGGTCCAGAACAAGCCCCACTGCCGGCTTTCGTAATTAGGAATGAAAAGCCTGCGCTCGTAGCTGTTCCGTTGGAACATGCCGCTAGCGCCGATGGTACCGCGCAGACCTTTCCAGGAACGGTGGTCCCAGAGCAGCTCGCCGGTCCAGGTGGTGAGGTTCAGATTCATCCGGTTTACCGCCAGGGCGGAGTTGTAATCCAGCTCCTCCCGGTAGTTGAACTGCCGCGCCAGCACGAGGTTCAGCTTGCCGGCGTTGCCGGTGTTCACGAAACCTTTCACTTTGAACAGTTCGTGTTCGATGCGCTGGTATGGCCTGTCGATTTTATACGAAAACCCTTCCGTGTATTCCGGCAATGGGCGGCCGTTTTTGATGGCCAGGTCGAGGTCCGTGCTATTGCCGATGTGCGACCCTTCGAACACCGCGAGGTTGGTATTGAACTGGGAATAGAACAGTTCTACTCCATAATTTTTCTTTTTATAACCTGCGGCGGCGGAGAAATTGAATTCTTCCACGCCGGTGTTATCGAGCCAGTAGTCGGGCGTGCGGGTGTTGCCCCCTTTGCGGAGGGTACCTTGCAGCCGCCAGCTGAGCCCCGGCACCTGGGGCACTTGCTGTTCAAGAATAGCACTGAGCGCGCCCAGGCGGTTATTGGAAAAGGCGGACATATTCACTTCCCCTGCCAAACCCGGCCGCACCGGAAGTGCCCTCGGTTCCACGAGCACCACGCCACCGATCGCATCACCGCCATAACGGAGCGCGCCGGCGCCCTTCACCACTACCAGTTTATTGGCAAGGTAAGGGTCCACTTCGGGCGCATGCTCCGATCCCCATTGCTGGCCCTCCTGGCGGATGCCGTTGTTGAGGATCAGGATGCGGTTGCTGTGAAGGCCGTTGATAACAGGCTTGGAAACGTTGGGCCCGGTGGTCATCGTCGTTACCCCGTTGATGCGCTTTAATGCATCGCCCAGGCTGAGCCCCCGGGTTTTGTCGAGTTCCCTGCCGCTGATGGATTCCACAGCCGAGGTCGTCACTTCCTTCGCAGCATGACCGGTTACGGCCACTTCCTGGAGCTGGGTCACGCTGTGCGGGAGGGAAATGTTCCGCCGCTCGTCGCCGCCCACGGGCCACGACAGCTCCACGGGCAGGCAGCCGATGTGGCTGACGTGCAGGGTATATGTACCCGGACAAAGCCCATCGATCTGGTATCGTCCTTTATCGTCGCTTTTAACGGCCTGCCGGGTTTCTTTCACTAAAATGGTAGCGCCAGCCAGTGGTTGCTGGGTTTCGCTGTCGGTCACCGATCCGCCGATACGGATGGTGCACTGCGCCGCTGCGGGAGCCGCCCAAGCCAATGCGGGGAGGCCGCACAGCAGTGCGCGTAATATCAAATGTCTCATCTGGTTACAATGCGTCGTAGGCAGCCGGTACTTGCTGCCAGTGATAAATGAGTTGGGGGGGATGATGGGGCTTATGTGGCCGGAGGCGCCCTGAGTGAGCAGTAAAGTACCGGGGCTACCGGCACGGGAACCGGCTGCGCGGAAAGCAGTTCGGCATATACAAAAGGCACCGCTGCCAGGCGGACGGTATGCTCCGGGAGGAACATCTCCATGGCGCCATGCAGCCAGTCGCAGTGCGTGTGTTCGGTGGAAATGGCCGGACCGTGGGAATACGAAGCGCTGCAGGCAGGCTCGTCTACCGTGTCTTCATGGCCGGAAAAATGGTGCAGGTACTCGCGGGGCGTCGTGTAAATACCGAAGACGCCCAGGAGGAAAAAACGCTTATTTGTAGCAAACGCTGTCTCAACACACCTGTTTATGGCGACAAAGATAGCCTTTTTCCCGGAATTGCAACAAGGTTGCAGGCCTACCGGACCTTCATCATTGTGCGTACCTGCTGGGCCGCGCCGTTCTGGAACCGCACATAATACATCCCTGAAGGCAGGTGTTCCGCGTCAAGGGTGTGGGTGTAAGTGCCCGCGGCATGCTGGCGGTCAACCGGTTTGGCTATCAGCCTGCCCATGGTGTCGAACACCTGGATAAGTGTATGGCCGCCCCGGGTTTTGTATTGCAATACCGTTTTTGCCGTAAAAGGATTGGGGTAGTTGGAGATGAGCGTTTCGTTGTCGCCCACGCCGGGAATCCCCGTTACCACGCTGCATGCCAGCCCGTTGATGAGCGGCAGGCTCTGGTAGTTGTTCAGCATGATCCTGTTAAGGTCTTGCGAAGGCACGCAGAACCATTGTTCCAGCAGCGAGGCGTAAACGGAACGGAAGTCATATTGCATGGGCACGTTGTCTACCGGACCCGCTGCATCCGGCATCGTGGGGTTGTTGCCCAGCACCTGCTGGTTCACGTAATCCCCGAAAATGATCATGGGCGCGGAGTTGCCGTGGTCGGTGCCCATGCTGCCGTTGGACATGATTCTTCTCCCGAATTCGGAGAAAGTCATCCCTACCACCCGCTGCGATTTCTTCTGCATGGTGAGGTCGTCCATAAAGGCCTTAACGGCTGAGGAGATATTCCCCAGCAGCCGCGCATGTTCGCCAGTGGTGGTATCGCCGCTGTTGGTCTGGTTGGCGTGGGTATCGAAACCGCCGATGCTCACCATGTAGAGCCGGGTCTTTAAACCGCCAGCCACCAGCCTGGCCACGATTTTCAATTGTGCGGCGAGGGAGTTGTCGGGATAAGGCCCTTGTGACATCACTTTCGCGGCCGCAGCCTTGATCACGTCGGCATACTTGTTGGTTTGCCGCTGGATTTGCCGGATGTATTTCAGCTCTTTGCCAGCGCGCGTGTTCGGCACATTTTCTTCGATATTGTCAAGGAGGTTGTAGAAATCGGTAGGACTGGTCACTGCCATGCCGAAGTTGCCGCCACCTCCCACAAAAGCCGGCGATACGATGGATCCGATCTGGATCGCGGGCGGATCGGGCATTTCTGCATTTGGGAAATCTTTCGGGTAACCGGGATATTCCGTATCGAGGAAACGCCCGCCCCAACCGGTTTCCAGTACCTGGTTGGCATCGGA
Above is a genomic segment from Chitinophaga pollutisoli containing:
- a CDS encoding TonB-dependent receptor domain-containing protein; translated protein: MILRALLCGLPALAWAAPAAAQCTIRIGGSVTDSETQQPLAGATILVKETRQAVKSDDKGRYQIDGLCPGTYTLHVSHIGCLPVELSWPVGGDERRNISLPHSVTQLQEVAVTGHAAKEVTTSAVESISGRELDKTRGLSLGDALKRINGVTTMTTGPNVSKPVINGLHSNRILILNNGIRQEGQQWGSEHAPEVDPYLANKLVVVKGAGALRYGGDAIGGVVLVEPRALPVRPGLAGEVNMSAFSNNRLGALSAILEQQVPQVPGLSWRLQGTLRKGGNTRTPDYWLDNTGVEEFNFSAAAGYKKKNYGVELFYSQFNTNLAVFEGSHIGNSTDLDLAIKNGRPLPEYTEGFSYKIDRPYQRIEHELFKVKGFVNTGNAGKLNLVLARQFNYREELDYNSALAVNRMNLNLTTWTGELLWDHRSWKGLRGTIGASGMFQRNSYERRLFIPNYESRQWGLFWTEKWESADNKWLLEGGIRYDNRSYYDISDNTHDIRYAERDYSNFSGSVGAQFRLTDNFHATINAAHAWRAAAVNELYATGIHHGAARYELGAGNLEAEAANKINLALHYDLNDKLEADVNLYYNKFDNFIFLQPTDSTVVTIRGAFPFWYYTSADATTKGFDAQVRYRFLPKWQFTTKASVLRAWNESINDWLISMPSDRFEHEISYFPGSTKKFTDNYIAVSMQNVTKQTRTPANIEDPTDPRGQDYMAAPDAYNLLSIETGSTLHFGRQPLSVILGATNVLNTRYRDYLNGLRYYADEPGANIYLKLKLPLIFGKKSS
- a CDS encoding DUF1501 domain-containing protein, giving the protein MKRRDFLRYTAPASILPTFINGFSIKAFAASPFLAALEKTALDNDHVLVMIQLNGGNDGLNMVIPLDQYSKYETARRNIAIPEGRVLRLAGNTKTGIHPAMTGIKQMYDEGHVSIVQSVGYPSPNFSHFRATDIWLTGSDANQVLETGWGGRFLDTEYPGYPKDFPNAEMPDPPAIQIGSIVSPAFVGGGGNFGMAVTSPTDFYNLLDNIEENVPNTRAGKELKYIRQIQRQTNKYADVIKAAAAKVMSQGPYPDNSLAAQLKIVARLVAGGLKTRLYMVSIGGFDTHANQTNSGDTTTGEHARLLGNISSAVKAFMDDLTMQKKSQRVVGMTFSEFGRRIMSNGSMGTDHGNSAPMIIFGDYVNQQVLGNNPTMPDAAGPVDNVPMQYDFRSVYASLLEQWFCVPSQDLNRIMLNNYQSLPLINGLACSVVTGIPGVGDNETLISNYPNPFTAKTVLQYKTRGGHTLIQVFDTMGRLIAKPVDRQHAAGTYTHTLDAEHLPSGMYYVRFQNGAAQQVRTMMKVR